The following are encoded together in the Bacteroidota bacterium genome:
- a CDS encoding SDR family NAD(P)-dependent oxidoreductase, giving the protein MKIALVTGSTDGIGKQTATELALLGYHVIIHGKNRRKGEITLEEIREKTGNRDLTLILSDLSSQKSIREMSGMLHKRFDHLDILINNAGTYQRKQNFSRDGYEMTFAVNHLSVYSLTLLLLDMLKKSEKGKIIIVSSIAHRNSPKIDFADIQEINSYMDYSAYALSKLSNILFTYELASKVKEMGISVNCLHPGVISTKLLYEGFGISGASVEEGAGTSVFLAHSDKINGVTGKYFTNKSITESSPFSYNPEAAKNLWNLSENLTGISLPENL; this is encoded by the coding sequence ATCTACCGATGGTATTGGAAAACAGACTGCTACAGAACTTGCCTTGCTGGGTTATCATGTGATCATACATGGCAAGAATCGTCGTAAAGGAGAGATAACCCTGGAAGAAATACGGGAAAAGACAGGAAACCGAGACCTCACTCTGATTTTATCCGACCTGTCATCACAGAAATCCATCCGCGAAATGTCGGGTATGCTACATAAACGTTTCGACCATCTGGACATACTGATCAATAATGCCGGGACCTATCAGCGAAAACAAAACTTTTCCCGCGATGGTTATGAAATGACCTTTGCTGTAAATCATTTATCGGTATATAGTCTAACCTTACTTTTACTTGATATGCTAAAGAAGTCGGAGAAGGGCAAGATCATTATAGTAAGCTCCATTGCTCACCGTAACAGTCCTAAAATCGATTTCGCCGACATCCAGGAAATCAACTCATACATGGATTACAGCGCATACGCTTTATCGAAGCTGAGTAATATTTTATTCACTTATGAACTGGCCTCAAAGGTGAAAGAAATGGGCATCAGTGTAAATTGCCTGCATCCGGGAGTAATTTCGACGAAGCTACTTTATGAAGGTTTTGGCATCAGTGGAGCAAGCGTCGAGGAAGGAGCCGGAACCTCAGTATTCCTGGCGCATAGCGACAAGATTAACGGTGTTACCGGCAAATATTTTACCAATAAATCAATCACTGAGTCTTCCCCTTTTTCTTATAACCCGGAAGCCGCAAAAAACCTATGGAATCTGAGTGAAAATCTCACAGGCATTTCTTTACCGGAAAACTTGTAA